The following coding sequences lie in one Thalassoglobus polymorphus genomic window:
- a CDS encoding ThiF family adenylyltransferase, protein MIERYRKQILFDGVGEAGQRALLNSRVALIGCGALGSVIAQTIVRAGFGFVRIVDRDFVDLSNLQRQVLFDEDDVRQRLPKVVAATRKLEAINSEIVIEPHVADVTFENILGFVSDVDLILDGTDNFEIRFLINDASVETGTPWVHAGCVGSHGQVMTIIPGETPCLRCLMPEIPDPGSAETCDTAGVLASAIQVVSSLQVVDAIKYLTGQKDLISRSLTIVDVWDGTMRKLDVSKLNEAKSCPCCSGKDRVWLSGESGSQSTVLCGRNSVQLSPPAKMSLTFPELEKRLSQSGEVKNNSFLLIFKPNESDHEFTIFQNGRAIISGTEDLAEARQLYARYLGN, encoded by the coding sequence ATGATTGAACGATATCGAAAGCAAATTCTCTTTGATGGAGTTGGTGAAGCAGGTCAGCGAGCGCTACTCAATAGTCGCGTCGCCTTGATCGGTTGCGGTGCTCTCGGGTCGGTGATTGCGCAAACGATTGTCCGGGCTGGATTCGGGTTTGTGCGGATCGTTGATCGAGATTTCGTTGACCTTTCGAATCTACAACGTCAAGTTCTTTTTGATGAAGACGATGTTCGGCAACGTTTGCCAAAGGTGGTCGCTGCGACCAGAAAACTGGAAGCAATCAACAGCGAAATCGTCATCGAACCGCATGTCGCAGATGTCACGTTTGAGAACATTCTCGGATTCGTCAGCGATGTCGACTTAATCCTCGATGGAACGGACAATTTCGAGATCCGTTTTCTCATCAACGATGCTTCTGTCGAAACGGGGACGCCCTGGGTCCATGCAGGATGCGTTGGAAGTCATGGGCAAGTGATGACAATCATTCCGGGCGAGACCCCCTGCTTGCGTTGTCTCATGCCGGAAATTCCTGACCCGGGAAGTGCTGAAACGTGCGACACCGCAGGAGTGCTGGCCTCTGCAATTCAGGTCGTTTCGTCGTTGCAGGTTGTCGACGCCATCAAATATCTGACCGGGCAAAAAGATTTAATTTCACGGTCGCTGACGATCGTCGATGTCTGGGATGGGACGATGAGGAAGCTGGACGTTTCCAAACTGAACGAAGCAAAGTCGTGCCCCTGCTGCTCAGGGAAAGATCGGGTTTGGTTGAGCGGAGAGAGTGGTTCACAGTCGACAGTGCTTTGTGGACGGAACTCTGTGCAACTTTCGCCTCCAGCGAAAATGTCGCTCACATTTCCTGAACTGGAGAAGAGGCTTTCGCAGTCGGGTGAAGTCAAAAACAATTCATTTCTACTGATCTTCAAGCCGAATGAATCCGACCACGAGTTTACAATCTTCCAGAACGGGCGCGCAATTATCAGCGGGACAGAAGATCTTGCAGAGGCCCGCCAGTTATACGCTCGCTACCTGGGTAACTGA
- a CDS encoding parallel beta-helix domain-containing protein — MRSNQVSLRAQSLTTFVTIVSLAGVWLLVSESGTFAQPEAAQLEDAKPEDAKPVQPLAPSTCTISPGETAQFDLQNCLINAVPGDVIQLEAGTYQINSQLDVACDNLTLRGRGIDKTILSFQGQEVGSEGLVATGDAFVIEDLAVENTVGNAIKVLGANGVIFRGVRTEWTNGPSANNGAYGIYPVQCRNVLIEDCVAIAASDAGVYVGQSEDVVVRRCRAEMNVAGIEIENTLRADVYENIATNNTGGILVFDLPGLQLTNGGHVRVFKNKIYKNNTPNFAPPGNMVATVPTGTGLMIMATDHVEVFDNEISDNQTTGISIFSFHITQRPIKDAKYDPYPEGISIHHNKIVNGGEKPSGVFGELLSTVVGVPFPQVFYDGIINETKLGEDGKLPANLALKLADNGEVTFANANVAKLSLRDVLSGKYEVDRDIAAYTGMHPAIPKVTLQPLSAPSPNGNPAVSVYRNAPEKLSEWGLFKGDGRSQEPVDGVILYDLNTPLFTDDTEKYRFIRLPEGESMRYQPDSVFEFPVGTVIAKTFAYQHDLRDPESEQSLLETRIEVHEDSGWYGFTYIWDDEQADAFLALGGGSRDVSWIQADGTKVSNRYQIPNANQCITCHSRKGKFVPLGPTARNMNRSFHGLRHGANQLAHWKQSGQLSNAPELEQIARLPVYDDPSTGSLNDRARAWLDVNCAHCHHPTGTARTSGLDLSLSQNDPAKFGVWKSPTATGRGSGGRMYDIVPGKPDKSILVYRMESDEPGVRMPNLGRNISHPESIELIREWIQSMPLETPKPGE, encoded by the coding sequence ATGCGTTCAAACCAAGTCAGTCTTCGGGCTCAATCGCTGACCACGTTCGTCACCATCGTGAGTCTTGCTGGAGTGTGGCTCCTCGTTTCGGAGTCGGGAACCTTTGCGCAACCAGAAGCTGCGCAACTAGAAGATGCCAAGCCAGAAGATGCCAAGCCAGTACAGCCTCTTGCCCCTTCAACTTGCACGATTTCACCCGGCGAAACTGCACAGTTCGACCTGCAAAATTGTTTGATCAATGCCGTACCCGGTGATGTGATTCAACTTGAGGCGGGGACGTACCAGATCAATAGCCAGTTGGACGTCGCCTGCGATAATCTCACTCTTCGTGGTCGAGGGATCGACAAGACGATCCTTTCTTTTCAAGGACAGGAAGTTGGCAGCGAAGGACTCGTTGCGACCGGTGATGCGTTTGTCATTGAAGACTTGGCTGTCGAAAACACTGTTGGAAATGCGATCAAGGTTCTGGGTGCAAACGGAGTGATCTTTCGAGGTGTTCGCACGGAGTGGACCAATGGTCCCAGTGCAAACAATGGGGCTTATGGAATCTACCCCGTTCAATGTCGGAATGTGTTGATTGAGGATTGTGTCGCCATCGCTGCTTCGGATGCTGGTGTGTACGTGGGGCAGTCTGAAGATGTTGTCGTTCGTCGCTGTCGAGCGGAAATGAACGTCGCTGGAATTGAAATTGAGAACACATTGCGAGCAGATGTCTATGAGAACATCGCCACAAACAATACCGGCGGAATTCTGGTGTTCGATTTGCCGGGGCTTCAGTTGACCAACGGTGGTCACGTGCGAGTTTTCAAAAACAAGATCTACAAGAACAATACACCCAACTTTGCCCCTCCCGGAAATATGGTCGCCACTGTTCCCACAGGAACCGGGTTGATGATCATGGCGACCGATCATGTTGAAGTCTTTGACAACGAAATTTCAGACAACCAGACGACCGGCATCTCGATCTTCAGTTTCCACATCACTCAGCGACCAATTAAAGATGCGAAATACGACCCGTACCCGGAAGGGATCTCGATACATCACAACAAGATTGTGAACGGAGGAGAGAAACCTTCTGGAGTCTTCGGTGAACTGCTTTCGACAGTCGTCGGGGTTCCATTTCCTCAAGTTTTCTACGATGGAATTATTAACGAAACCAAACTTGGAGAAGACGGAAAACTCCCCGCAAATCTTGCTTTGAAATTGGCTGACAACGGAGAGGTCACGTTCGCAAACGCAAACGTTGCCAAGCTCAGTCTCAGGGATGTTCTCTCTGGGAAGTATGAGGTTGATCGAGACATTGCAGCCTACACCGGGATGCATCCTGCGATTCCAAAAGTAACGCTTCAGCCACTTTCTGCTCCCTCACCAAACGGGAATCCAGCCGTTTCCGTGTATCGAAATGCCCCTGAGAAACTTTCCGAATGGGGATTATTCAAGGGAGATGGACGTTCACAGGAACCGGTCGACGGAGTCATTTTGTATGACCTCAATACGCCGTTGTTTACCGATGACACCGAGAAGTATCGATTTATTCGATTACCAGAAGGTGAGTCGATGCGGTACCAGCCAGATTCAGTTTTTGAGTTTCCAGTAGGAACTGTGATTGCCAAAACGTTTGCTTATCAGCACGATCTTCGCGACCCCGAATCAGAACAAAGTCTGCTGGAAACCCGAATAGAAGTTCACGAGGATTCAGGCTGGTACGGGTTCACTTATATTTGGGACGACGAACAAGCGGATGCCTTTCTTGCTTTGGGCGGCGGAAGTCGCGACGTAAGTTGGATTCAAGCTGACGGCACGAAAGTTTCGAATCGATACCAGATTCCGAACGCTAATCAGTGCATTACCTGCCATAGTCGAAAAGGAAAGTTTGTCCCGCTTGGTCCCACTGCCAGAAACATGAACCGTTCATTTCATGGACTTCGTCACGGAGCGAACCAGTTGGCTCACTGGAAGCAATCAGGTCAACTTTCGAATGCTCCGGAACTGGAACAGATTGCTCGGTTGCCAGTTTATGACGATCCATCAACTGGATCGTTGAATGACCGGGCACGAGCATGGTTGGATGTGAATTGTGCTCATTGCCATCACCCCACTGGGACCGCACGAACATCCGGCTTGGATTTAAGTCTCTCTCAGAATGATCCTGCCAAATTCGGAGTCTGGAAATCACCTACCGCGACCGGACGCGGTTCAGGCGGGCGGATGTATGATATCGTTCCTGGCAAGCCGGATAAGTCGATTTTAGTTTACCGCATGGAGTCCGATGAACCCGGAGTTCGGATGCCCAACCTGGGGCGGAACATCTCGCATCCGGAATCGATCGAGTTGATTCGCGAGTGGATTCAATCGATGCCATTGGAGACCCCCAAGCCGGGAGAGTAA
- a CDS encoding aldehyde dehydrogenase → MSTARYLTLLLQSLTAIETHGKPRLPGKISKLRDGRLKVPVFPANGIFDSIAYLGLTAEVWMKPGVDEESLHGDLLEPLLGTSEQPAPISLVLGAGNVASIPLTDSLSKLFQEGHLVLLKLNPVNDYLFDVYSKILAPVIERGWLRIFCGDAEAGKYAVEHGDVQHVHITGSHHTHDQIVWGATPEERQKRQEESDPALKKDITSELGNVTPWMIIPGKYSRKELQFQAGNLAASLTNNAAFNCITTRVIVTSKNWAQREEFLGILKETLAKIPSRVPYYPGTLDRLERFTGEPAIVDEEGTLPWKILENVHPEEMPQFFIDETFAPVCVEVQLDAETPEQFLDQAVVFCNEELFGTLAASITVTDQFQKQNPAQIEDAISRLNYGSVCINQWAGLVYALMTPPWGASCENDLYDVQSGIGSVHNLYFLDQFEKTVFRGPLCNFPKPVWFSSHNHSEQIAWKLVDLYCQPSVFKLPGLLGPALLG, encoded by the coding sequence ATGAGCACCGCGCGTTATTTGACGCTGTTGCTACAATCGTTGACAGCGATCGAAACTCATGGGAAGCCACGACTCCCCGGGAAAATTTCCAAACTTCGGGATGGACGCTTGAAGGTTCCGGTGTTTCCCGCAAATGGGATTTTTGATTCGATTGCCTACCTGGGGCTCACCGCAGAGGTCTGGATGAAGCCGGGCGTTGACGAGGAGTCTCTTCATGGAGACCTTCTCGAACCTCTTCTTGGTACTTCGGAACAGCCAGCCCCGATCTCTCTTGTTTTGGGGGCCGGGAATGTTGCGTCGATTCCACTTACCGACTCTCTCTCCAAGTTGTTTCAAGAGGGACATCTCGTCTTATTGAAATTGAATCCTGTCAACGACTATTTATTTGATGTGTACTCAAAGATTCTGGCTCCGGTGATTGAACGCGGTTGGTTGCGAATTTTTTGTGGTGATGCAGAGGCGGGTAAGTACGCTGTCGAACATGGCGATGTTCAGCATGTTCATATTACGGGATCGCATCATACGCACGATCAAATTGTGTGGGGCGCCACACCTGAGGAGAGACAAAAGCGGCAGGAAGAAAGTGATCCGGCGCTGAAGAAAGACATTACGAGCGAACTCGGGAATGTCACTCCGTGGATGATTATCCCGGGCAAATACTCTCGGAAAGAACTGCAATTTCAAGCGGGAAACCTTGCTGCTTCCCTCACAAACAACGCTGCATTCAACTGTATTACAACACGAGTGATTGTCACGTCGAAGAATTGGGCACAGCGTGAAGAGTTCCTCGGAATTCTCAAAGAGACGCTTGCGAAAATACCGAGTCGAGTTCCTTATTATCCGGGAACTTTGGATCGGTTGGAGCGATTCACAGGTGAACCTGCGATCGTAGATGAGGAAGGGACTCTCCCCTGGAAAATTCTGGAGAATGTTCACCCAGAGGAAATGCCACAATTCTTCATTGATGAAACTTTTGCACCTGTTTGTGTTGAAGTTCAACTCGATGCTGAAACACCTGAACAGTTTCTGGATCAGGCTGTCGTGTTCTGCAATGAAGAACTCTTCGGGACACTAGCTGCCTCCATCACCGTGACAGATCAGTTTCAGAAACAGAACCCCGCTCAAATTGAAGACGCCATCTCGCGGCTCAACTATGGGAGTGTCTGTATTAATCAATGGGCGGGTTTAGTTTATGCCTTGATGACTCCACCTTGGGGGGCATCTTGCGAAAACGACCTGTACGATGTCCAAAGTGGGATCGGCAGCGTCCACAATCTGTATTTCCTCGATCAGTTTGAAAAGACGGTCTTCCGCGGACCTCTGTGTAATTTCCCCAAGCCTGTTTGGTTTTCTTCTCATAACCATTCCGAACAAATCGCCTGGAAACTCGTTGATTTGTACTGTCAGCCTTCTGTTTTCAAGCTTCCCGGTTTGCTGGGGCCGGCATTGTTGGGGTAA
- a CDS encoding MarR family winged helix-turn-helix transcriptional regulator has protein sequence MKSDNLDHLLDYWILLVGKELERIGNIALEPLGVTYRQAQVIGALTVFGEMSQTKLAERVQVEPSSVVRLVDRMERDGWITRQPSLTDRRVKLLQLTDQVKPIWTEVVKAGMVTRERAVKGISQARLNELNKTLSDIYNNLAEDDGSGLP, from the coding sequence GTGAAATCAGACAACCTAGACCATCTTCTGGACTATTGGATTCTACTCGTTGGCAAAGAGTTGGAACGGATCGGCAACATCGCCTTAGAGCCTCTCGGGGTCACGTACAGGCAAGCTCAGGTGATAGGAGCTTTAACCGTCTTTGGCGAGATGTCGCAAACCAAACTCGCAGAGCGAGTTCAAGTGGAACCATCGAGCGTGGTCCGGCTTGTCGATCGAATGGAGCGAGATGGCTGGATCACCCGCCAACCGAGTCTGACAGATCGACGAGTGAAGTTGCTGCAACTGACCGATCAAGTCAAGCCGATCTGGACGGAAGTTGTGAAAGCAGGCATGGTGACCCGAGAACGTGCAGTCAAAGGGATCTCTCAAGCACGACTCAACGAACTGAATAAAACGTTGTCAGACATTTACAACAACTTGGCTGAGGACGACGGATCAGGTTTGCCATAA
- a CDS encoding FHA domain-containing protein, with translation MLGELIPVGGGDSIPLLEPRLMIGRRSSCEIVLAYPNVSSQHCELTYIDGYWQIRDMGSRNGIKVNGERHDQKWLHPGDGISIAKHHFEISYEPVGTAPPEEENPFEMGLLEKAGLQKQEAERRRATPPPASAKPVKKQSFSAEEDEAMDWLMGED, from the coding sequence ATGTTGGGCGAACTGATTCCCGTTGGCGGCGGGGACAGCATTCCGCTACTTGAACCGAGACTGATGATCGGGCGTCGGAGCAGCTGTGAGATTGTCCTCGCATACCCAAATGTCTCTTCACAACATTGTGAACTGACGTATATCGATGGCTACTGGCAAATTCGTGACATGGGCAGCCGCAACGGCATTAAAGTCAACGGAGAACGTCATGATCAGAAGTGGCTTCACCCCGGAGATGGAATTTCGATTGCCAAACACCACTTCGAAATTTCCTACGAGCCAGTCGGAACCGCTCCTCCTGAAGAAGAGAACCCCTTCGAAATGGGCCTGTTAGAGAAAGCCGGGCTGCAAAAACAGGAAGCAGAACGACGACGAGCGACGCCTCCTCCTGCCTCCGCCAAACCTGTTAAAAAACAATCCTTCAGTGCTGAAGAAGACGAAGCGATGGACTGGCTCATGGGAGAAGACTAG
- the rsgA gene encoding ribosome small subunit-dependent GTPase A produces the protein MAKKKKKKKSARKVRVQFKKNRQSRTRFQDLTKQSHENQEQIEDLETGERLSGKGRLSRYRTVIADDDGRTVDESTCLKGRVLRSIGANSISVQLQDGRKLMCSVRQVLRTMARDGRNAVVAGDHVLLTPLSETDGVIERVEPRFGTLTRISRGEAHVIVANVDQAVIVASVNEPVLKPGLIDRFLCSTEKGDIRGIICLNKMDLGDRVRLQKIAGIYSRLGYQVLMTNALTGEGIDELKRLLLEKETVFTGQSGVGKSSLLNAVQPKLGQLTSSVSGDSHKGRHTTRVTELIPLDGGGWVVDTPGIRQLQLWDVQTEEIEGLFIEFRPFVTRCRFPNCSHTHETNCDVKSAVEAGLIAPLRYQSFLRMVLNENKHQRTPSTQQVNEDEFF, from the coding sequence GTGGCGAAAAAGAAAAAGAAGAAAAAATCGGCTCGAAAAGTTCGCGTTCAATTTAAAAAGAATCGTCAATCCCGGACTCGTTTTCAGGATCTCACTAAGCAATCTCACGAAAACCAGGAACAGATCGAAGATCTGGAAACCGGTGAACGGCTTTCCGGCAAAGGTCGGCTTTCTCGATACCGAACGGTCATTGCCGATGACGACGGACGAACTGTTGATGAAAGCACTTGTCTGAAAGGACGAGTTCTGCGCTCAATTGGTGCAAACAGCATTTCCGTTCAATTGCAAGACGGTCGAAAACTTATGTGTTCTGTCCGCCAGGTACTCCGGACCATGGCGCGTGATGGCCGAAATGCAGTTGTTGCAGGCGACCATGTTTTACTTACCCCGCTGAGTGAAACAGACGGAGTGATCGAACGAGTCGAGCCCCGCTTCGGAACGCTCACTCGAATCAGTCGTGGCGAAGCACATGTGATCGTGGCGAATGTTGATCAAGCTGTCATTGTCGCCTCAGTCAATGAGCCTGTCCTCAAACCGGGTTTGATCGACCGCTTCCTGTGCAGCACAGAAAAGGGGGACATTCGCGGGATCATTTGCCTCAACAAAATGGACCTTGGAGATCGCGTCCGCCTGCAAAAAATCGCGGGTATTTACTCTCGCCTGGGCTATCAGGTGTTGATGACGAACGCACTGACGGGAGAAGGAATCGACGAGTTGAAACGCCTGCTGCTCGAAAAAGAAACGGTCTTCACCGGTCAGAGTGGAGTCGGAAAATCCTCGTTACTCAATGCAGTTCAGCCGAAACTCGGTCAGCTCACCAGTTCCGTAAGCGGCGATTCACACAAAGGTCGCCACACGACACGCGTCACCGAACTGATTCCGCTCGATGGAGGGGGATGGGTTGTTGACACGCCGGGCATCCGTCAGCTTCAACTTTGGGATGTTCAAACAGAAGAAATAGAAGGGCTGTTTATTGAATTCCGCCCCTTCGTCACTCGCTGTCGATTTCCAAACTGTTCCCACACTCACGAAACCAACTGCGATGTGAAGTCGGCAGTCGAAGCGGGACTCATTGCTCCACTACGATACCAAAGCTTTCTGCGGATGGTCCTCAACGAAAACAAGCACCAGCGCACACCCTCCACTCAACAAGTGAACGAAGACGAGTTCTTCTAA
- a CDS encoding sugar phosphate isomerase/epimerase family protein: MISSAVTISLVEQARGGPFVLWDDLAAGVRLAKELGYDAVEIFAPGPDAVDRGQFKSLLEETGLKCAAVGTGAGMVISQLSLTDTEAAKRQAAIDFVKSMIDFGGEFSAPAIIGSMQGRWTTDLPKDKALELLGEALSELGEYAKQYNVPLIYEPLNRYETNLCNTMADGVQLIESQSISNVVLLADLFHMNIEETCIAQGLKDGGRHIGHVHFVDSNRRPAGNGHMKYEPIVSALKEINYQAYASAEAFPWPDPTAAAKQTIEMFQKLFR, encoded by the coding sequence ATGATTTCTTCAGCAGTAACGATTAGCCTTGTCGAACAGGCACGTGGTGGACCTTTCGTACTTTGGGACGACTTGGCAGCCGGTGTTCGACTTGCGAAAGAGCTTGGTTACGACGCTGTTGAGATCTTCGCTCCGGGGCCAGATGCGGTTGATCGTGGGCAGTTCAAGTCTCTCCTGGAAGAGACCGGATTGAAGTGTGCTGCGGTCGGAACTGGGGCAGGCATGGTGATCAGCCAGTTGAGCCTCACTGATACGGAAGCTGCCAAGCGTCAAGCGGCAATTGATTTTGTGAAATCAATGATCGACTTCGGCGGCGAATTCTCAGCTCCGGCGATTATCGGTTCGATGCAAGGACGTTGGACAACTGACCTTCCGAAAGACAAAGCGTTAGAACTTCTCGGAGAGGCGTTGTCCGAACTTGGTGAGTACGCGAAGCAGTACAACGTTCCGCTGATCTACGAGCCACTGAATCGCTACGAGACAAATCTTTGTAATACAATGGCAGACGGTGTTCAGCTGATCGAATCGCAATCGATTTCGAATGTTGTGTTGCTCGCAGATTTGTTCCACATGAACATCGAAGAGACCTGTATTGCGCAAGGCCTGAAAGATGGCGGACGCCACATCGGTCATGTGCACTTCGTCGATTCAAACCGTCGTCCAGCTGGCAACGGACACATGAAATACGAACCGATCGTCTCCGCGCTGAAAGAGATCAACTACCAAGCCTACGCTTCCGCAGAAGCCTTCCCTTGGCCCGACCCGACGGCAGCAGCCAAGCAAACCATCGAAATGTTTCAGAAACTGTTTCGATAG
- a CDS encoding carboxymuconolactone decarboxylase family protein has product MPRFEPVEVASAPENIAKLYGRIQEMLGEEQIPAPFLVYGNVEAFLKDFYMNFKKFVYSDGHTDSKTRAAIGLAVAAHAKSDPWIHFFHQRCLSLGFSEQQVLEILAIAATNYMYNTFFKFRDLSGSDLFEGMGVGLRAHTFTGTSLDDSLIELINIAISDLNACKPCTSGHVEKASKLGLTKEQMLETIQCAATIYAGAQFLNAAS; this is encoded by the coding sequence ATGCCTCGTTTTGAACCTGTCGAAGTTGCCAGCGCCCCGGAAAATATCGCCAAGCTCTACGGGCGTATTCAGGAGATGCTGGGTGAAGAACAGATCCCTGCGCCATTTCTGGTTTACGGAAATGTGGAAGCGTTTCTGAAAGACTTTTATATGAACTTCAAAAAGTTCGTTTACAGCGATGGCCACACCGACAGTAAGACTCGGGCTGCCATCGGGCTGGCGGTCGCTGCTCATGCAAAATCAGATCCGTGGATTCACTTCTTCCATCAGCGGTGTCTCTCTCTCGGCTTCTCAGAACAGCAAGTTCTTGAAATTCTCGCCATCGCAGCGACGAATTATATGTACAACACCTTCTTCAAATTTCGTGATCTCAGCGGAAGTGATCTCTTTGAAGGGATGGGTGTTGGCCTCAGGGCTCACACATTTACCGGAACGTCACTCGATGATTCGCTCATTGAATTGATCAACATCGCCATCAGCGATTTGAATGCTTGTAAGCCCTGTACTTCAGGGCATGTCGAGAAGGCCAGCAAACTCGGCCTGACAAAAGAGCAGATGTTGGAAACCATTCAGTGTGCCGCAACAATTTACGCTGGCGCTCAGTTTTTGAATGCCGCGTCGTAA
- a CDS encoding peroxiredoxin — protein sequence MSAQIGQPAPDFKVNSYDRTKDGSDDQFKEISLGDFKGKWVCLFFYPLDFTFVCPTEIVSFNDKLGDFEDRECAVLTASTDSVYSHKGWCDSHEDLGKLKYPMLADTTHQLSRDYGVLKEDAGIAYRGIFLIDPNGVVRWIAIHDLSVGRNVDEVLRVLDALQTDKLCPCNWSKGEETLN from the coding sequence ATGAGTGCACAAATTGGACAACCCGCTCCCGACTTTAAGGTGAATTCTTACGATCGCACGAAAGATGGCAGCGACGATCAGTTCAAAGAAATTTCACTTGGCGACTTCAAGGGAAAGTGGGTTTGCCTGTTCTTCTATCCACTCGATTTCACATTCGTTTGCCCCACTGAAATCGTTTCTTTCAATGACAAATTGGGTGATTTCGAAGATCGTGAATGTGCCGTGCTCACAGCCAGCACAGACAGTGTTTACTCACACAAAGGCTGGTGTGATTCCCACGAAGATCTCGGGAAGCTCAAGTACCCGATGTTGGCGGATACAACTCACCAGCTCTCTCGTGATTATGGCGTCCTGAAAGAAGATGCCGGAATCGCCTATCGAGGAATCTTCCTGATCGATCCGAACGGAGTCGTTCGCTGGATTGCGATTCACGACTTGAGCGTCGGAAGAAATGTCGATGAAGTCCTTCGTGTTCTCGATGCGTTGCAAACAGATAAGCTCTGTCCTTGCAACTGGAGCAAAGGCGAAGAAACCTTGAACTAA
- a CDS encoding FAD:protein FMN transferase: MSKPHDSSRREFLTGKAVHKEIRRVGDEIADALVDAEPGRVAPVASQTVRLETKAMGCPWCVIMNPGPPRQVMVASDAFDCVRDAEQLLTIYRDDSDVSQLNREAFSDWQEVSEELESFLKTCREIYESTSGAFDPASGRLIQLWKSTRLNNRIPDQAEVEEALANSGMQYVAQSEKGVKFERDLLLDFASIGKGYGIDKAATHIKNEEIENFLVHGGQSSLFASGTHRDLDGWPIGLKNPLFTDKRYATILLKNSGMSTSGSNIQFFRFEGKRYGHLLDPRTGWPAKGLLSVTVIAPTATEADALSTAFYAMGLDKAVQYCDDHPQVGAILVAAPTHGRILEPVIKNFPLDQLFFEEGVSVVTD; encoded by the coding sequence ATGTCTAAGCCACATGATTCCTCTCGACGCGAATTCCTGACCGGGAAAGCGGTGCATAAAGAAATCCGCCGTGTCGGCGATGAGATCGCAGATGCACTCGTTGATGCAGAACCGGGCCGGGTGGCTCCGGTGGCTAGCCAAACTGTGAGACTGGAAACCAAAGCAATGGGCTGCCCTTGGTGTGTCATCATGAATCCCGGGCCGCCGCGACAGGTCATGGTCGCTTCGGATGCGTTTGACTGCGTCCGAGATGCAGAACAACTGCTGACAATTTATCGAGACGACAGCGACGTCTCTCAGCTCAACCGAGAAGCATTCTCAGACTGGCAGGAAGTTTCCGAAGAATTGGAATCGTTTCTCAAAACATGCCGAGAAATTTATGAATCCACATCAGGAGCTTTTGATCCCGCAAGCGGTCGGCTGATTCAACTCTGGAAATCAACACGTCTCAACAACCGAATTCCTGATCAGGCTGAAGTTGAGGAAGCCCTCGCAAACTCCGGGATGCAATATGTCGCTCAAAGTGAAAAGGGAGTGAAATTTGAGCGGGATTTATTACTGGACTTTGCTTCAATCGGGAAAGGATACGGCATCGACAAAGCTGCCACACATATCAAAAATGAAGAAATTGAAAATTTTCTGGTTCACGGTGGGCAAAGCAGCCTGTTTGCCTCGGGAACTCATCGTGATTTAGACGGTTGGCCCATCGGTCTCAAGAACCCACTCTTCACAGACAAACGTTACGCGACAATTTTGCTTAAAAACTCAGGAATGTCGACGAGCGGCTCAAATATCCAGTTTTTCCGATTTGAAGGAAAACGCTACGGGCATCTACTCGATCCCCGCACAGGATGGCCTGCCAAAGGATTACTTTCGGTCACTGTGATCGCCCCCACAGCAACGGAAGCGGACGCATTATCAACGGCTTTCTATGCGATGGGACTCGACAAGGCGGTCCAGTATTGCGATGATCATCCCCAAGTTGGTGCAATCCTTGTCGCTGCGCCAACTCATGGACGAATCCTCGAACCAGTGATCAAGAATTTTCCTCTCGATCAGCTGTTTTTCGAGGAAGGCGTTTCAGTCGTGACTGACTGA